From one Verrucomicrobiia bacterium genomic stretch:
- a CDS encoding DNA adenine methylase, whose product MLEPDLRKTSLERMGVAPAIIAAQPFLKWAGGKGQLLTQLDGLLPKQLDIYFEPFTGGGAVFFHLKHRFPRMRAFLRDSNADLINAYQVVRDFPDDLMARLDEHLAHYRVERERYFYHIRSQHEVPFEAVVERAARMIFLNKTCFNGLWRVNARGQFNVPIGSHKNPALYDRGNILAASLALQGAHLAVQDFRNTMEEAGAGDFIYIDPPYAPVSPTASFTSYTREEFGLEAQRELAGLFAGGARRGVRLMLSNSDTPFIRELYGDFVIHTVRARRAINSNGLKRGEINEVVITC is encoded by the coding sequence ATGCTTGAACCAGACCTGCGCAAAACCAGCCTCGAAAGGATGGGCGTTGCACCGGCGATTATCGCGGCGCAGCCCTTTCTGAAATGGGCTGGGGGCAAGGGGCAACTGCTGACTCAATTGGACGGGTTGCTGCCCAAACAACTCGATATTTATTTCGAGCCGTTCACTGGCGGAGGCGCGGTATTTTTTCATCTGAAACACCGCTTTCCCCGGATGCGGGCCTTCCTGCGGGATAGCAATGCCGACTTGATTAACGCATACCAGGTGGTGCGCGATTTCCCGGACGACCTTATGGCCCGTCTCGACGAGCACCTCGCGCACTACCGCGTTGAACGTGAGCGCTATTTTTACCACATCCGCAGCCAGCACGAGGTGCCGTTCGAAGCGGTTGTCGAACGGGCTGCGCGCATGATTTTTCTGAACAAGACCTGCTTCAATGGGTTGTGGCGCGTCAATGCGCGCGGCCAATTCAACGTACCCATCGGGTCGCACAAAAATCCGGCACTATATGATCGGGGGAATATTCTGGCGGCAAGTCTGGCTTTGCAGGGCGCACACCTGGCGGTGCAAGACTTCCGCAATACAATGGAGGAAGCCGGCGCGGGCGATTTCATTTACATTGACCCGCCCTACGCGCCCGTTTCGCCCACCGCAAGCTTTACTTCCTACACAAGGGAAGAGTTTGGGTTGGAAGCGCAACGCGAGTTAGCCGGGCTCTTTGCCGGCGGGGCGCGGCGCGGCGTGCGCTTGATGCTTTCCAACTCAGATACGCCATTTATCAGGGAATTATATGGCGATTTCGTTATTCACACCGTGCGCGCCCGCCGGGCAATCAACAGTAACGGCTTGAAGCGCGGGGAAATCAATGAGGTGGTTATCACCTGCTAA
- a CDS encoding MTH1187 family thiamine-binding protein has protein sequence MNVIVDLCIVPIGVGVSLSSYVAACEKVLSEAGLKRVLHANGTNIEGEWDKVFAAVRRCHEVVHKMGAPRVFTVMKVGTRTDRTQTMDEKTNSVENKLASL, from the coding sequence ATGAATGTGATTGTTGATCTGTGCATCGTCCCGATCGGTGTGGGCGTTTCCTTGTCCTCGTATGTTGCAGCCTGCGAGAAGGTGCTGAGTGAAGCGGGATTGAAGAGGGTGCTGCACGCCAACGGCACGAACATCGAAGGGGAATGGGACAAGGTATTTGCCGCTGTTCGCCGCTGCCATGAAGTCGTTCACAAAATGGGCGCTCCAAGAGTTTTCACCGTGATGAAGGTCGGGACCCGAACGGACCGGACTCAGACCATGGATGAGAAGACCAACAGCGTGGAGAATAAACTGGCCTCTCTATGA
- a CDS encoding TrpB-like pyridoxal phosphate-dependent enzyme — protein MQTRFDLTQADIPKTWYNLLADLPQPLPPPLHPGTKQPLTPDALLTIFPENLVQQEMSPKRWIEIPEPVREIYGLWRPTPLLRAVRFEKALQTPAHIYYKYEGASPAGSHKVNTSVAQAYFNKIAGTRRLATETGAGQWGASLALACKLFGLECNIYMVKVSYQHKPYRRMLMHTWGATVHPSPSDQTEYGRKLLTEEPDCPGSLGIAISEAIEDTLKHPQTKYSLGSVLNHVCLHQTVIGQEAIQQMQMAGEEPDVIFACCGGGSNFAGLAFPFLRRNLAEKKNYRFVAVEPSACPSLTKGELRYDFGDTAETTPLLMMYTLGHKFMPPSIHAGGLRYHGMSPMISHALKLGLIEAEAYHQTKVFEAATLFAQTEGLIPAPESAHAIAAVAKAALESRQSGRKQVLLFNLSGHGLLDLSAYESYRTGNLEDV, from the coding sequence ATGCAAACCCGTTTCGACCTCACTCAAGCCGACATCCCCAAAACTTGGTACAACCTCCTCGCAGACCTTCCCCAGCCCCTGCCTCCACCATTGCACCCCGGCACCAAACAACCCCTCACTCCTGACGCCCTTCTGACGATTTTCCCTGAGAACCTCGTGCAGCAGGAGATGAGCCCGAAGCGGTGGATCGAGATTCCCGAGCCAGTGCGGGAAATCTACGGCCTCTGGCGTCCAACCCCGCTGTTGCGCGCGGTCCGCTTCGAAAAAGCGCTGCAGACACCGGCTCACATTTATTACAAGTACGAAGGAGCCAGTCCGGCCGGAAGTCACAAGGTCAACACCTCGGTCGCGCAGGCTTATTTCAACAAAATAGCCGGCACTCGGCGTTTGGCAACGGAGACCGGGGCGGGGCAATGGGGCGCCTCCCTGGCATTGGCTTGCAAGCTTTTCGGACTGGAATGCAACATTTACATGGTCAAGGTGAGCTACCAGCACAAGCCCTATCGGCGGATGCTGATGCATACCTGGGGCGCAACCGTGCATCCCAGCCCCAGCGACCAGACCGAGTATGGCCGCAAGTTGCTCACAGAAGAGCCGGATTGCCCGGGAAGCCTCGGCATTGCCATTAGCGAAGCCATCGAAGACACCCTAAAGCATCCCCAAACAAAATACTCACTCGGCAGCGTGCTCAATCACGTGTGCCTGCACCAAACCGTCATTGGCCAGGAAGCCATTCAACAGATGCAAATGGCCGGGGAGGAGCCCGACGTCATCTTTGCCTGCTGCGGAGGGGGCAGTAATTTCGCCGGGCTGGCGTTTCCTTTCCTGCGCCGGAACCTGGCCGAGAAGAAGAACTACCGCTTTGTGGCGGTCGAGCCTTCAGCCTGTCCGTCGCTCACCAAAGGCGAACTGCGGTACGATTTTGGCGATACGGCAGAAACGACGCCGCTGTTGATGATGTACACACTCGGGCATAAGTTCATGCCCCCGTCGATACACGCAGGCGGGTTGCGCTACCACGGCATGTCCCCCATGATCAGCCACGCCCTCAAACTGGGCCTCATCGAGGCTGAGGCTTATCACCAGACAAAAGTCTTTGAGGCCGCCACATTGTTTGCGCAGACCGAAGGCCTCATCCCAGCGCCCGAATCGGCTCACGCCATTGCTGCGGTCGCGAAAGCAGCCCTGGAATCACGACAGAGTGGCCGCAAACAGGTGCTCCTGTTTAACCTTTCTGGCCACGGCCTGCTGGACCTGAGCGCCTACGAGAGTTATCGGACGGGGAACCTGGAAGATGTTTAG
- a CDS encoding class I SAM-dependent RNA methyltransferase — MGPAVGEKFSLGVNDVAFGGEGVARHDGFVVFVPFSAPGEVVEAELVEVKKRFGRARLLRVIEPSPDRVQPACRYFGECGGCQYQHLNYSAQLRIKHKQICDLFERIGGIEAGRVAEIIPCPQPYGYRNRIMIRSQWDKFKQGLNIGFIRADNRLVVDIEECKIAEPAINRQIQAVRAQPPPKGGLKVVLRVPPQNWDVPPDSFFQNNFFLLPRLVEVVRDCLRQSGSRQLADVYCGVGFFSIELADLVESFVGIEYDRMAVKAARQNAAIRNRSNGEYLAGPAEELLAKVMMRFDPQTTTVLLDPPRKGCPPTLLEALGQAPPAQIIYVSCQPATLARDLNILCASGVFRLAQVVPLDMFPQTAHVECVADLRRAGIPAAPVQN; from the coding sequence ATGGGTCCCGCTGTGGGCGAGAAATTCAGTTTGGGCGTCAATGACGTTGCCTTTGGCGGCGAAGGCGTGGCGCGCCATGATGGGTTTGTCGTGTTCGTCCCCTTTTCTGCGCCCGGTGAGGTGGTTGAGGCTGAATTGGTCGAGGTTAAGAAGCGCTTTGGCCGCGCGCGCCTCCTGCGGGTCATCGAACCCTCACCAGACCGTGTTCAGCCGGCCTGCCGCTATTTTGGCGAGTGCGGCGGATGCCAGTATCAGCACCTGAACTACTCGGCTCAATTGCGAATTAAACACAAACAAATTTGCGATTTATTCGAGCGCATCGGGGGGATCGAGGCAGGGCGCGTCGCCGAGATTATCCCATGCCCCCAGCCTTACGGCTACCGCAATCGCATCATGATCCGCAGCCAATGGGACAAGTTCAAGCAGGGTTTGAATATCGGCTTCATTCGCGCCGATAACCGGCTGGTCGTCGATATCGAAGAGTGCAAGATCGCCGAACCGGCCATCAACCGGCAGATTCAGGCCGTGCGCGCACAGCCCCCGCCCAAAGGCGGCCTTAAAGTGGTCCTGCGTGTGCCGCCTCAAAACTGGGACGTGCCGCCGGATTCCTTCTTTCAAAACAATTTTTTCCTGTTGCCCAGGCTCGTGGAGGTGGTCCGGGATTGCTTGCGCCAGAGCGGCAGTCGTCAGCTTGCCGATGTTTATTGCGGTGTGGGTTTCTTCAGTATCGAGCTGGCAGACCTCGTCGAATCGTTCGTTGGAATCGAATATGACCGCATGGCCGTAAAAGCCGCCCGGCAGAATGCCGCCATCCGCAACCGAAGTAACGGCGAATACCTTGCCGGGCCTGCGGAGGAGCTGCTGGCCAAGGTCATGATGCGGTTTGACCCGCAAACCACTACCGTGCTGCTGGACCCCCCGCGCAAGGGGTGCCCTCCCACCCTGCTGGAAGCCCTGGGCCAGGCGCCTCCGGCGCAAATCATCTATGTCTCCTGCCAGCCGGCTACTCTGGCCCGGGACTTGAACATTTTATGCGCCAGCGGTGTCTTTAGACTGGCGCAAGTGGTCCCTTTGGACATGTTCCCCCAGACCGCGCATGTCGAGTGCGTGGCGGACCTGCGGCGCGCAGGCATCCCGGCTGCGCCGGTCCAAAATTAG
- a CDS encoding cupin domain-containing protein: MNIQRVGSQPSSKGPADWFTGTVRIDSPFKATDPARVTVAIVSFEPGARTAWHTHPLGQTLLITAGCGWVQRWGEPVEEIRPGDVVWFPPGEKHWHGATPTVAMTHIAIQEQLDGKAVDWMEKVSDEQYRK, translated from the coding sequence ATGAACATCCAAAGAGTTGGTTCACAACCCTCCAGCAAAGGTCCGGCCGACTGGTTCACCGGCACGGTGCGCATTGACTCCCCGTTCAAGGCAACCGATCCAGCGCGGGTCACGGTTGCAATCGTCTCTTTCGAGCCCGGCGCTCGAACTGCCTGGCACACCCACCCCCTGGGCCAGACCCTCCTTATCACAGCCGGCTGCGGATGGGTCCAGCGCTGGGGAGAACCGGTCGAGGAAATTCGGCCAGGTGACGTTGTCTGGTTCCCACCCGGCGAAAAACACTGGCACGGTGCCACGCCGACCGTTGCCATGACGCACATCGCTATCCAAGAACAGCTCGATGGCAAGGCCGTGGATTGGATGGAAAAGGTCAGCGACGAACAATATCGCAAATGA